The Medicago truncatula cultivar Jemalong A17 chromosome 7, MtrunA17r5.0-ANR, whole genome shotgun sequence genome includes the window TTCTAAAATCCTCTCACTAATTATTGTCTTAACAAGCTCAATTAATTGGGATTGTGCAAAAATTTCTATATATAATACTAGTTGTACGATACTGAAGATCTATCTACCTAGCTTCACAGGTTTATGAAGTGCAACACAAAATTATTTTGTACGTAACAAAGTTGCTTCATTCATGGAACTCAAAAGTATGTGACATTTCTGACATGTGCTAACGTTATCCTCGAGGATTTTGTACTTAGTTTGTGCATGTGATGATACCTTAGTGAAGACATCATTGTATCTGAGTATGGCAAGTCCATTATCCACATGTGACTTGTTAGACAGTTTCATTAGACCATCCCCGATGGAGTCCAATATTTTGAAGACTTGGTTGGTACCTATCACATACTTTCATtgaggagattttttttttttttttttttttttgtggttttatAAGATTTGAAGTCTCACTTAAGACCTCAAATTTTAAGTAGGatgcatatatttttaatattaaaaaaatgaaatataatgatataaagttatcGATAGTTGATtagttaattatattttaaaaaattgtagtaTGAGATATTTGGTTGGAGATATTGAGTGTTTATTAGGTACTATTATAAAAGTTATAAATGAATTATATGTGATGCTCTTAGGACcattaatctttattttattaatttttttaggaaaggaCCACTAGCCGttattatgaattatgaagGGATGATACATATGTTGTCACCACACTAAACCATAGATAGATACGGGTAAGGAAAAGATCATTTAAGTGTTATCTAGAGAGTAAAATAAATATCGACTGTTTGATAAATAAATCAAGTAAAATGCTAATTGTCCtaagggttaattaaatttttagtccctataaatatctgcagttttgttttttttagtccctacaaaattttctgttagtgtttttagttcttgttaaattaaaatttgtttaattatgcttaaacttttaaatttttgaaagattttttacatacatgtttataacatcgtaagacactcttttgtaaatttttttagttttttaacatgtaatgaatcaaatatgaatttttctaaaagcaaaattttcaagattatattaatgaaaatttggacctaataataaaattttaagttacttttttgcggaggaactttgtataatattctaagtaagtatgtgaaaaatatgttacaaatttaaaagtttaagcacaattaagcaaattttaattttacaaggactaaaagtatgtgttggtccctgttaaattgaaatttgtttaattatacttaaacttttatatttttaaatgatttttaacagacatgttaagaacattataataatctcttttataaaaaaatagatttttttaacatgtaataagttaaatataatttttttaaaacgtcaaaaattcaagataaactaacgaaaatttggatctaaaaataaaattttgagttaatttattgtggcggaaccttttataatgttttaaacaagtatgtaaaaaatcattaaaaaattttaaattttaagcataattaaacaaattttaatttaacagggactaaaaacactaacggaaaattttgtaggggttaaaaaatgtgatttatttttatagggactaaaaacaaaactgcagatatttatagggaccaaaaaattaattaacccTTGTCCTAATGAGTTTTAAGGAACTTAAAATAGTAGTATTTTTATTATCCTAAAAGTCTTTAATAAATCTTTAATAAGTACTCAGAGAACACTTGTTTACAAGATCCGTAAATTGGTTGATATTATATACATATGCGGAACAAATTATAAATGGTAATCTTTAACATtatcaattgttgattttttactTGCTAGTATCATGTAGGTTTATTAAGTAAATCGTACACTTTAGCTGGAATGTTTTAGTACACATGTTCTATTTTACATGCTAGTGTAATGATACAAGTGCAAAATGTAAAGACAATTTACTCAAAATATACTAAAAAGTTCCATACAATTCCCTCCTGCTTTTCATGTAATATTTGTCGATATAAACTATTGAGTTCAAGTGATGCTGCGTTTACTAAATTAAAGTGAATTATTAAAAGTGAATTTATTATGGTCAATTTACTATTACTTTAGTTCAGACTTTTACAATTCAAGGGAAAAAATGACTTCAACAATTGAATGTATTCGTCAGCTACATGTATTAGTCAAATTTTCAGGCACATTTACAATTCTACCAAGCTAGAATCCTTTGCATTTTCGACCCCACAATAGTAATTTGTAACATTTGCATTGAGAATTATTGCTCATTAACCCTGCATCATGttaaaatgacaaatttaaaatttcaatttgtgTTTATTTGTCACAATTATTACAAGAACCCCCCTTTAGAAAAATAAGGTAGAGAGCCTccttgaaattttatatttagtaTCTACACCGACTCCCTTGCAATTTTTCACTTCAAATCTCCCTCCCcctatttctataaaaaaaacaaaggcgCATCTTTGTTAATGTGAAAACAAAAACTCCAACAAAATTGGAGCCTGTCCTAAACTAGAGTCAGTTCTAGCCTTGTTGGTGTGCTTCAAGTAAAAGCACCTGTTGTCTATAGCCACCTTTTTGAAGTCTTGCTTTCTGAACGAACGGGAGGAGGCGTTCTAGCATTTCTCTCTGGCTCATCTACATatgtcaaacaaaaaacaagtatGGGAGTTAGTACATTAGTATTAAGAATAAAGGCTCGAAATGATGTgtgacaaaaaatttatttgccCTCTGATAATCAAAAGTAATATTTAAAAATCTCAAATATcgtcaatttagtccttgatTAGGACTATAATAATATCTTGAAAAATTATCTGACATAGAACCAAATTTGAGACTTTTGAGGATTAAAACAGTATGTTTCATGTATCAAGATCAAATAAGTCTCAGTGAGAAATGAAAAATGGCAATTCCGTAGGATTAACTTACAGGCTGCTGGGACAGGCTTCCCTCCAAGAGAAGACCTCCGCGAATTGTTAGGCCCGGATGGTATTCCTGTTAAAGATTGTCTCCTTTTTGGCCTCTCACTGGCTGCTATTGGCGACTTTATCTGACTTCCATGAGCGCTGCTTCCCTTTACAGGTGACTTCACTTCAACCATAATTTGTTGGTTTCTGcatattttcaaaatagaaGATTCAGTAAAACACTTGAAAACACTGAAAAAGTTTAAAAACACCAAGTTTAGAATAGAAGACTAAAGAAAGCATACTTCTTATCAGGTCCATTAATCAGTTTCCCAATTGTTCTCAGGGATCTTCTAAACTGGGACCCTTTTCCATTTGTACTACCTATCCCCTTAGCTGTTATGGAATCAGCAATGTCACTTGGCACAATTCTGTTTGAATCATTTTTATCTAGCTCTTCAGATGTTTGAGGTAGATCAAGAGGGTGAATTTGGATTTCAGTATCAACTTTAATACACCTCTTCTGATACATGTTCGTAGGACTTGGAGGAGCTTTGACATGCAACTCTGACCTGGAATTGCCATTGCTTAATTGGCCATTTAGCTTCGACACAGCTTCTGGATCTTGCAGTGGACAATCTTTCTGTTGAAAGATTGGCTCAAACTGTAAAGTTTTGTTTACACATGCTGGTGCTTTTTTGACAGTTCTTGGACCTTCCAAGCTTAGTCTTCTTGAACGGGCTATGTACGAAGGTGATTTGGCTCCACTTTTATCATCAGCTTTCACAGGTTTGTTGGTCTTTATTACGCTGTAATTCTCAATACTAAGTCTCCGTGGGCGCAGCGGAGTTTTTTCTAGCGGAGTGTCGAATTCTTTAGTTCTACTGAACGGTTTTGAGTTTTCCTTGTTTGCCAATGCAATCTTAAGGTTCTCAACCTAGTatccataccaaaaaaaaagaggaagttAAACACCCTATGATACCAGGTGAATGAGTCCGATTCTTGGTCTCCAAGAAGTTAAGATTTAAGACTTGAAGTAAATATTCTTACCTGTGCTTTAAGTTGCATAACCTCACTGGTTTCTTTGTTCATCCGGGCTGCCCCAAGTTCCACAGTGGAAACCCTCTGAGCAAACTTCAGAGTACTCACTGTTTCACCAAAGGAATCTGATTCGGGACTCACATGCGCAAACATCAATGTTTTAGCATGTCCACCTACAATGCAAAAATTTCCAAGAGAAAACATTAATATGATGTCATATGGTGAAAAAACCAAGGTAGAGTCTCCAAAGAATTTCCAATGAACATATGTGTGTACCTAAGGAGTCCTGCAAAAGAAGTGTGAGTTTGCTGTTCCTGTAAGGAATGTGAGAATTCTTCTGAGCCAGTGCTGTGATCACATCTCCCAAACAGGAAAGAGACTTGTTAATGTATAGCGCTTCCTTTAGTCTATCTCCTGTGACTTCAGACTTGTCTACTCTTTCACTTCCGGCAAGGTCTACTAAATGAAGGCAACTGCGAATGCAGTTCCCAGATGTATCTTTGCCACTAACATGCACAGTAAGTACACTGAGACACGTTGGAGAGTCTTATGAGTAAGTGCCTAAACCAAACAAAAGCATTACAGAAAGGGAAATGCATCATTAGCATTCCTGAAAAGTGAAAACTCACCTGTGTGAACGACTACTCCTATTGTTGATTGCAGTAGAACTGACAGCACGGTTAACCTCTCCAAGTTTCATGAGGGTCATAACATCCGTTGTAGAGTTCACTGACCGCAATCTAGCATCAGGAAGGCTCAAACCATCATCGTTGCAGCTCCGGATCTCTAATGTGAGGTTAGTTAAGGAAATAAACTACTTGCAAATAGTAAGATCAAAAGACTAGAAATTTAGCATATATCTCCGCCTTATCTTAAGAGCAATAGTATGAATATATTTCTGACAATATTTATTGaagaatgaatatgaaaaaggaTATTTGTTTTCTGTTTTGTCCTCTGCAAGTAGATCTCTTACTTGTTCATTGTAAATCTCGACCATTTGGACATAAATTTCATACTTTATGTTGTCCTTCCTTTCACTAGACATTTGAAACAAATCATTAAGAGCCAGATAATTGATCCCCATATCCTTGGATGTTCCACCTGAAGGACCACTCTGCcccatgaaaaagaaaaattaaaatttagatgGTTTGAGCATTGGTCAAAGGCTAAGATAATGATACAAAAGAACAAATAATTGCATgtatcttatttttaatttaatttaaaacagATCTATAGTGTAACTGAAGATAAAGCAAAATTAAATCAAGTATTATACCATTGTGTGAGTCTTCCCAGATCCAGTTTGACCATAAGCAAAAATACAAACGTTGTATCCATCCATCACTGATCTAATTAATGGTTGAGTGTCCCTATAAACCTCATCTGAGTACAAAATAGTAAATTTCAACAAAGAGATGGAAAGAGAAGGAGGGGAGTAAAGTCGGTCAAATGAGTGTGCGCAAATTTTATACTATGTAGCTTTTAGAACTCTACCTTGGCCAGCTGTAGGACCAAAAATCCGATTAAACTGAAACAGTTTTCTTCCATCTTTTAGTGTTTTTGATGGATCTAAAATGCACAGAGAACCGTCTTCCCCAATGAAATCAGTTACAGTCTTGGATTCAGCCCTAAATGTAGGTCTGATTCTGCAGTATACTCGAATGTTGCCTGCATTTTGCATTTGAAAAGGTAGGTAGACGAAGATTACTTGGAGATCAAGGATAGTGAAAAAGAAAGTGACCCTTTAAATCTAGAAGTAAAAAACCTTTCAAATCTTGGACCATGTTGTATAGTTTTCTGTTCTCTTCAACTACTTTTTGATAGCCAAGAGCTTTGGTTGACATCTCATTAACTTGACAACCTGGATTCATAAAGTAACACAAAACCATTAAAAACTATCTCTACTTTTGTCAATATGATGTAAAATACAAGAAGCATGCAAAGTTAATGGCTATTCATATACCTATATCATTGAAAAATCTCTGAAACTGTGATTGCATCTCTTCAACCTCATTCTTAATTTTCAACTTCAATGCTTTGAGATCCTGAGTGAACACGTGATTTACAAACATTGTCTCAAAACTGCAGGCTGTTTCATGcttaaactaaatatatatgctATAATATCTCAAAAATGCAGTAGAAACCTATTTAAAGCTGCGCAAATGCCTACCCGAAGTTCTTTTTTCTGTATATCTATGAGATGCTTGTGGTTGCAAGTGCACTttccagagcaagctctgtaacACTGTATGAAATGCACATTGGCTAAATTAGTATTCAAAATTGACATAGAtgtacctctaaaaaaaaattgacataaatgtagtaaaaaaaatattggaaaaaatttaattgaaatttctTTTAGATTTCGGAGTAGGGAAATAATTCGGAAAGCACACAACAAgtcaaatgatattttaaaatctttatttgaaaaaaaaaatatataattacagGAAAAACAGATGGTACCTTGGGATTTTGACGTGCAGAGGAAGTGTCTGATTCCGTAGGTTTGGAAGTGAAATGAGGTGGTAAGCTACTCccttcttttttaaaattctttcgGAGCAACTGTTTTAGGCCAAGAAGTCTTATGTTATGTCATAAGAGAAAAGCTTTGGCATAGAAAGAATATTTACACTCACAatatttcatgaaaaaaaacctttttaaaatatttagattGCTTCTCCTAATAGAATGAGCAAGCAATCCATGGAAATAAACATAATGGAATAAGAAAATAACCCTTATGTATATCCtttcatatgtttttaatcaaaatgttcaaACCAGATTGGTTTGATAAACATGATTTGTAGATTAAGGAATTGTTTCTCCGCATGATTAATGAATACAAGATTTCGTATATGAAACATTGGTCTTTGAGCTTCTCCTAATAGAATGAGCAAGCAATCCATGGAAATAAACATAATGGAATAAGAAAATAACCCTTATGTATATCCtttcatatgtttttaatcaaaatgttcaaACCAGATTGGTTTGATAAACATGATTTGTAGATTAAGGAATTGTTTCTCCGCATGATTAATGAATACAAGATTTCGTATATGAAACAATTAATTAACTCTGACCAGAACATTGGTCTTTGAGCTTAAAAAGACCACAAACAACATATATCAAGAGTTATAATATTGACAAGGGCATTCTTcagccaaaaaataaaaaccaaggATGATTGTTctcaattatttatatttattaattattatcttAACCTAGCATAATTTGCAGCATGAAGACTGGTCAATTATATGAGTCATTATGAATTAGCACCAAAAAGGATAACTTTGGAAAGTCTCCAACTAACCTCAGGGAACTTCATAGATGGCTGTTCCCCACAACAGCCAGTCAAAATCTGATTAAATAGGCCTATTCGGTCCTGCAGTAAAGACTAAATAATGATTAGGTTGGAGACAAAACACTCATCTGCAAACTAATGTTAATTAAACACATTTGTTTACATGATTACAGGTACAACTTATGATTACCAGGTCTCCATTGTGAAGAGAAGGAAAAAGCTTTCCATCAATATTTTCTTTGGCGTCAAGCATGCGGTCAACGAGTATCTTGGCAAGTGACTCCACAGTTTCTGCTGCATCCAGTGAAGGTAGTAGCAAGAATACAATTATCCAAGTGAAGTTGAGAATATAGGGACACACGGTCTGACCAGATATACACATAACATACACCTATGCACAAATGCTTTTTAACGAATTGACATGGAGTAGAGTATCTTAATTTGTGTTCCTTTTCCAATAATAAGAAGTTACTGAATGAATCATgaaaaaggttaaatatttatttgaagtAAATAATTAGCCCATGATGCACACAAGTCCAAAACATTTTCACCCTTTTGTCCTTTGTGTTTAGGTTTGAAAACTTACAAGGCAAAtgaaaaaaagtcaaaaagcAGGAACTTTTTTAATGGAACGTATAGCATTCTGAATAATATTCCTTGATTAAAGTGCAAAATGTCAACTGTCAAAGTCTGATCATTAATATTATACTGTGCAGCTAGCCATCAGCTAACGgattaaaattcaataaaagtttaaactcaatttcaaattcaaatcaatgAATCAGATACTAATATGAGTAAGATTGAGAAATTGAACCTTCTTGTTTTTGAACATTACTCTCAGCAGGAGGCTTTATTTCCGATGTTGCAGACAAATCCAAACGCCTACATGCATCAGAGGGTAATGCAGTAGTGGCTTTTTGTTGCAAtctattgattgattgcaaaACTAAAGGAGATTTTGAGCGTTTGCTGGATCCACTTTGATTGCTCATCTGCTTCGACTCATGAAACCATTTAAGTGATAGAATACAATCAACAATTTTTCCTGCAGAACCATTCTCTACACTTTCCTGAAAAACAAATGACCAACAACATACTTGTTCAAACACACCACTAAAATGTCTCGATTACCACAACTCGGCCTCAATTTAGGTCACATTTGAAGAATGACAACGCAGCCGGCATTTAAAACCTCAGTTTTCTAAATTTACCAataaaaactttcttttttctcattACACTATTTGCACATACATGAAAACAATCATTTCGCCGTGTAtatagaaaatttgaaattcataaataaCCTACCCTCTCAAGATCAGAAGCTTCAAAAGCCGTAAGCTTTAATTCATCAGCCGCGTTGAGAAAATTGCGCACATTTTCAAAATACTGATAGGCAGGTAAAGGCTGAGAATCCCAAGCAAGTGATTGTTGTAATGGCACTTGAGTATCAACAacctaacaaaattaacatCACATAAAGGTAAGCATTtatgacaaaattaaaattcaaatgtCAGATTCAAACAGTcaaatttctcaattaaaacattccatttattttaaatatgcaATTAATCACTAATCATATTCCAcatagaattgaattgaattacaATACCTTAGGTACTGCTCCAGGATGAATCTTGTTAATGGCTTTACAAAGAATGAGACCATTTCTCAAGCAAGAAACAAGTTCTCTCTCTGTAGGTTGATTTGATATTCCAAGAGGACCCACTTGGTTTTCAAGCCATTGGGTTGCTTCATAACGTCTCAAAGctacaaaattcaaatcaaaattcaatataagtaaaaaaaaaagacattttttttcaGAATCATTCAACATTGTAACATGATATAAACACAGAAGCAATAGAAACATTGTAAAACAAAGAAACTAACCTGCTTCTTCAGCTTTTCTTGAAGACATTTTGAAATCATGAAACCCATTTCTTGAACAATTCTCCATCATgatcatcaacaatcaacaacaaaaaacaacaattgaagaaaaaacaaagaaacccaaaatctttattctacaaaattgagaaagaaaatgatgatCAGAGAAgaaaagttaacatttttcGTTGGAAGCTGAAGaatgagaagagaaaaaaaggaacTTTTTGAAGTGGGTGTGTTGTGAAGTGTTGGTTTAGTATTATGGTTTGGTTCGGGTTTAGGTTTGGGTTACGAACCTGAGGTATGGTTTTGTAACGTTATTATGGTTTGAATTCAAATTGGTAGGACACGTTCTTGGGCCCGCTGAGTGAAGGACTGTAACCCCTCGCATCCAAGTCAACTCCATCTAGTGGTGGTTTTTCTTGATTTTAGTTCTAAATTATGGGATTGTCCTaatctatttatatttattatagtaTATAGGATATTTATGGAAATTAaatctttttgtttattttagctttaaataataaaaacaattgatgatgaataatagatttttttgaacaaaattgaTGATGAATAATAGATGTTGACTGGATTTGCTATAGTGTAATCTCTCTAGtcacatttttaaataatttttatttttccaaattcatttttttattgacaaattttttcaaattcattacaTAGCCTATGTATTTATATAGAATATAATACAGtacaaatacatcatttatttaataaatatgaaaaaagtaaaagttGCTTGTAAATGTGACCAAAGAAAGTATCTTTAAGGTTTAAATTACGagtttttttatgttaactCTTTGGTTATGAGGGGGAGGGTCTAATATAATccaaatatgaaataaatttgaGTCAATAattgtttcacaatgaaccatATACTTTGAATCTTTCGAACAATTTGTCTTTTGATAAaacacattaattaattaagtttaattGCTTTGTTGAATTAAGAGTTGTTTTGACGATGAGAGTTGTTACggattatgattatgaaatgaatgtaaacaaaaaatggtaaatgtgtATTCGTCGATTTCTTGTAATCGACATTCGTAAAAGCAGTATTTTCCTTTAACAAAAGACTCTAGAGtttcaacaaaattataatGTAGCATTGCGATTTGATCAAACTcggtttgattttaaatatgaacttaaaattttaaacttattGGCAAGGCTGGTCCAAGGGAGTTGCAAGTAAGGTGGCATCTtgggcctcaattttttttttatttacttaatagtttttattttattatttttaattattttatccactaataaattttgatattattaattgattCACCTTTTTTACTAGATTAATTAATtcacttaaaaatttaaaaaccatttcttcaaaacaaaatcatgacaatgtatatatggtttatttttgtGCTgcttaatattgtaaaaaaatatttcgatTTGAAAagtctttaatattttttgttgtttttaaaaggaaaCATATCCAATTTTGCTATATTATGAATCAAAAGTTGATGGATTAGTCCTACTAATTGggtcttaatataaaaaatgatttaattattgattttgaaatatgattataaaaattattataaaacatTCAACGAGAATACTTTTCGGttatataagaagaaaaagaaatcgaTAGAAGAAGAATAATagtatccctaaaaaaaaaagaatgatagTTTTTGGTTATatagagaaaagaagaaaaagaaatcgataaaaggaaaaaagagaacaaaataAGGCGTTGAGTTCCTATGAATTTAGTCTCACTTGTTGGTCCTACTAGTGAAGTTGTGGAATATCATATTAGATAATACTCCATATTAGAGAGAGTGTAATACTTTATGCAAATCTATTTTTATAAGCAGAACCAAGACATAAAGATTAAAGACCATATTTAACCCCCATATTCTTAATTAACTCACACAATAGAATTTGGTTGTGTTTTTGGAGATGATAAGGTCATGTCAAGGTATCCGAGAATGTAATCATgaattagaaaatagttttTCTCGCATTAAGTATTTTCTAAACACATATGAAGATTAATAAACTACCATCAATGGTAATTAATTATCGTTGAGGAACTGAAATAAGTTAACTACTCTTGCGATTTGGCTTTCATGTTCCCTtttacaactttttatttttttctcatatttttcttagcttatattatttatttagtttccCCTATTTTGTATGTGTGTTCAAATTTTGTGACTAAAATTTATCCATTCAGGTATTTTCATAAACAttagagtaa containing:
- the LOC11425182 gene encoding kinesin-like protein KIN-14L isoform X4; this translates as MIMMENCSRNGFHDFKMSSRKAEEAALRRYEATQWLENQVGPLGISNQPTERELVSCLRNGLILCKAINKIHPGAVPKVVDTQVPLQQSLAWDSQPLPAYQYFENVRNFLNAADELKLTAFEASDLERESVENGSAGKIVDCILSLKWFHESKQMSNQSGSSKRSKSPLVLQSINRLQQKATTALPSDACRRLDLSATSEIKPPAESNVQKQEETVESLAKILVDRMLDAKENIDGKLFPSLHNGDLDRIGLFNQILTGCCGEQPSMKFPELLRKNFKKEGSSLPPHFTSKPTESDTSSARQNPKCYRACSGKCTCNHKHLIDIQKKELRDLKALKLKIKNEVEEMQSQFQRFFNDIGCQVNEMSTKALGYQKVVEENRKLYNMVQDLKGNIRVYCRIRPTFRAESKTVTDFIGEDGSLCILDPSKTLKDGRKLFQFNRIFGPTAGQDEVYRDTQPLIRSVMDGYNVCIFAYGQTGSGKTHTMSGPSGGTSKDMGINYLALNDLFQMSSERKDNIKYEIYVQMVEIYNEQVRDLLAEDKTENKLEIRSCNDDGLSLPDARLRSVNSTTDVMTLMKLGEVNRAVSSTAINNRSSRSHSVLTVHVSGKDTSGNCIRSCLHLVDLAGSERVDKSEVTGDRLKEALYINKSLSCLGDVITALAQKNSHIPYRNSKLTLLLQDSLGGHAKTLMFAHVSPESDSFGETVSTLKFAQRVSTVELGAARMNKETSEVMQLKAQVENLKIALANKENSKPFSRTKEFDTPLEKTPLRPRRLSIENYSVIKTNKPVKADDKSGAKSPSYIARSRRLSLEGPRTVKKAPACVNKTLQFEPIFQQKDCPLQDPEAVSKLNGQLSNGNSRSELHVKAPPSPTNMYQKRCIKVDTEIQIHPLDLPQTSEELDKNDSNRIVPSDIADSITAKGIGSTNGKGSQFRRSLRTIGKLINGPDKKNQQIMVEVKSPVKGSSAHGSQIKSPIAASERPKRRQSLTGIPSGPNNSRRSSLGGKPVPAAYEPERNARTPPPVRSESKTSKRWL
- the LOC11425182 gene encoding kinesin-like protein KIN-14L isoform X2, with protein sequence MIMMENCSRNGFHDFKMSSRKAEEAALRRYEATQWLENQVGPLGISNQPTERELVSCLRNGLILCKAINKIHPGAVPKVVDTQVPLQQSLAWDSQPLPAYQYFENVRNFLNAADELKLTAFEASDLERESVENGSAGKIVDCILSLKWFHESKQMSNQSGSSKRSKSPLVLQSINRLQQKATTALPSDACRRLDLSATSEIKPPAESNVQKQEETVESLAKILVDRMLDAKENIDGKLFPSLHNGDLSLLQDRIGLFNQILTGCCGEQPSMKFPELLRKNFKKEGSSLPPHFTSKPTESDTSSARQNPKCYRACSGKCTCNHKHLIDIQKKELRDLKALKLKIKNEVEEMQSQFQRFFNDIGCQVNEMSTKALGYQKVVEENRKLYNMVQDLKGNIRVYCRIRPTFRAESKTVTDFIGEDGSLCILDPSKTLKDGRKLFQFNRIFGPTAGQDEVYRDTQPLIRSVMDGYNVCIFAYGQTGSGKTHTMSGPSGGTSKDMGINYLALNDLFQMSSERKDNIKYEIYVQMVEIYNEQVRDLLAEDKTENKLEIRSCNDDGLSLPDARLRSVNSTTDVMTLMKLGEVNRAVSSTAINNRSSRSHSVLTVHVSGKDTSGNCIRSCLHLVDLAGSERVDKSEVTGDRLKEALYINKSLSCLGDVITALAQKNSHIPYRNSKLTLLLQDSLGGHAKTLMFAHVSPESDSFGETVSTLKFAQRVSTVELGAARMNKETSEVMQLKAQVENLKIALANKENSKPFSRTKEFDTPLEKTPLRPRRLSIENYSVIKTNKPVKADDKSGAKSPSYIARSRRLSLEGPRTVKKAPACVNKTLQFEPIFQQKDCPLQDPEAVSKLNGQLSNGNSRSELHVKAPPSPTNMYQKRCIKVDTEIQIHPLDLPQTSEELDKNDSNRIVPSDIADSITAKGIGSTNGKGSQFRRSLRTIGKLINGPDKKNQQIMVEVKSPVKGSSAHGSQIKSPIAASERPKRRQSLTGIPSGPNNSRRSSLGGKPVPAAYEPERNARTPPPVRSESKTSKRWL
- the LOC11425182 gene encoding kinesin-like protein KIN-14L isoform X3, whose protein sequence is MIMMENCSRNGFHDFKMSSRKAEEAALRRYEATQWLENQVGPLGISNQPTERELVSCLRNGLILCKAINKIHPGAVPKVVDTQVPLQQSLAWDSQPLPAYQYFENVRNFLNAADELKLTAFEASDLERESVENGSAGKIVDCILSLKWFHESKQMSNQSGSSKRSKSPLVLQSINRLQQKATTALPSDACRRLDLSATSEIKPPAESNVQKQEAETVESLAKILVDRMLDAKENIDGKLFPSLHNGDLDRIGLFNQILTGCCGEQPSMKFPELLRKNFKKEGSSLPPHFTSKPTESDTSSARQNPKCYRACSGKCTCNHKHLIDIQKKELRDLKALKLKIKNEVEEMQSQFQRFFNDIGCQVNEMSTKALGYQKVVEENRKLYNMVQDLKGNIRVYCRIRPTFRAESKTVTDFIGEDGSLCILDPSKTLKDGRKLFQFNRIFGPTAGQDEVYRDTQPLIRSVMDGYNVCIFAYGQTGSGKTHTMSGPSGGTSKDMGINYLALNDLFQMSSERKDNIKYEIYVQMVEIYNEQVRDLLAEDKTENKLEIRSCNDDGLSLPDARLRSVNSTTDVMTLMKLGEVNRAVSSTAINNRSSRSHSVLTVHVSGKDTSGNCIRSCLHLVDLAGSERVDKSEVTGDRLKEALYINKSLSCLGDVITALAQKNSHIPYRNSKLTLLLQDSLGGHAKTLMFAHVSPESDSFGETVSTLKFAQRVSTVELGAARMNKETSEVMQLKAQVENLKIALANKENSKPFSRTKEFDTPLEKTPLRPRRLSIENYSVIKTNKPVKADDKSGAKSPSYIARSRRLSLEGPRTVKKAPACVNKTLQFEPIFQQKDCPLQDPEAVSKLNGQLSNGNSRSELHVKAPPSPTNMYQKRCIKVDTEIQIHPLDLPQTSEELDKNDSNRIVPSDIADSITAKGIGSTNGKGSQFRRSLRTIGKLINGPDKKNQQIMVEVKSPVKGSSAHGSQIKSPIAASERPKRRQSLTGIPSGPNNSRRSSLGGKPVPAAYEPERNARTPPPVRSESKTSKRWL